One genomic region from Muriicola soli encodes:
- the dnaE gene encoding DNA polymerase III subunit alpha, producing the protein MYLIFDTETTGLPKRWNAPVTDVDNWPRCVQLAWQLHDEMGNLLEQQDFLIKPEGFDIPFDAEQIHGISTLLAEKEGITLADALDLFNEALGKTRFLVGQNVGFDINITGAEFHRAGMETKLLNLPVLDTCTEKTAQLCQIPGGRGGKFKLPTLTELHEFLFQEPFSEAHNAAADVEATSRCFFELIRIKSFTAQELRVEPDYHSRFVEANPDKIELLGLKHKNLKAASAALNSQEPETEPKISREEIKANLKSLEDAPFVHLHNHSQFSVLQSTIKIKDLVAITASQKMPAVALTDHANMMGAFHFVKEVKAHNAGVKNREAKAKEAGEEFDEQPILPILGCEFFVCEDHNNKNQKDYGYQMVFLAKNKNGYHNLAKMASLAYTDGFYYVPRIDRKIVEQYKDDLIVLTGNLYGEIASKILNTGEKQAEEALIWWQSIFGEDLYVELMRHEQEDENRANPVLLAMARKLGIKVVASNNTYYCKKEDAEAHDILLCVKDGEKQATPIGRGRGYRYGLPNQEYYFKSTEEMKSLFKDIPEAILNIEEVISKIEPYELAREVLLPQFEIPEKFKVQEDKSDGGTRGENAYLKHLTYEGARERYTELSPEIEERINFELKTIENSGYPGYFLIVEDFIREARNMGVSVGPGRGSAAGSVVAYCLKITNIDPLKYNLLFERFLNPDRVSMPDIDIDFDDEGRGKVMDYVIEKYGANQVAQIITYGTMAAKSSIRDTARVLDLPLPDADRIAKLIPTMGKLGKIFQVPEEELRKKFRQDDLEKVHQLLNISEGDDLEAQTVNMARVLEGSLRNTGIHACGVIITPDDITNFVPVATAKDSDLYVTQFDNSVVESAGLLKMDFLGLKTLTLIKDTVKIVSAKHGIDLVPDDFPLDDEKTYELFQRGDTVGIFQYESPGMQKHLKELKPSVFDDLIAMNALYRPGPMEYIPSFIARKHGQEEISYDLPEMKEFLKDTYGITVYQEQVMLLSQKLAGFSKGEADILRKAMGKKIFALLQKLKPQFLDGGEKKGHPREILEKIWKDWEAFASYAFNKSHSTCYAYIAYQTAYLKAHYPAEYMAAVLSNNMNDIKQVTFFMEECKRMGLEVLGPDVNESYYKFAVNKEGAVRFGMGAIKGVGQSAVKTIVEERKANGSFKSVFDLAKRIDLRAANKKAFENLALAGGFDSFGDTHRAQYFHLEGEGVTFLEKVIRYGAKFQENENSAQVSLFGEASEVQIPEPEVPPCVEWGTMEKLRREKEVVGIYISGHPLDDFKAEINAFANANVSFFHNLEDQINRELSFAGVITDVQHRISRNGKGWALFTLEDYTDSFEFRIFGEEYLKFRHFLMINSFVFIKVFIREGWVNRETGKKGGPRMQFNQFMLLQDVMENYARKLTIKLDIDQLQENKILDLKDTLRSHKGKHPLQFTVYEMQEEIKVTLLSRKQKVQISSELLATLEDKEVHYKLN; encoded by the coding sequence ATGTATTTAATTTTTGATACCGAAACCACCGGATTACCTAAACGCTGGAATGCTCCTGTCACTGATGTGGACAATTGGCCCAGATGTGTACAGCTCGCCTGGCAACTCCATGACGAGATGGGCAATCTGCTGGAGCAGCAGGACTTTCTCATCAAGCCGGAGGGATTTGACATTCCTTTTGATGCGGAACAGATTCACGGTATCTCTACACTTTTGGCAGAAAAAGAAGGTATTACCCTCGCCGATGCACTGGATTTATTTAATGAAGCTCTTGGGAAAACTCGCTTTCTCGTGGGGCAAAATGTGGGTTTTGATATCAACATCACGGGAGCCGAATTCCACAGGGCCGGAATGGAAACTAAGCTGCTCAATTTACCCGTTCTGGATACCTGTACCGAAAAAACGGCTCAGCTATGCCAGATCCCCGGGGGAAGAGGAGGAAAATTTAAACTCCCCACCCTTACAGAATTACATGAATTTTTATTTCAGGAGCCCTTTTCAGAGGCCCATAATGCCGCAGCCGATGTTGAAGCGACGAGTCGGTGTTTCTTTGAGCTTATTCGAATAAAATCCTTCACGGCTCAGGAACTCAGGGTAGAACCCGACTATCACAGCCGCTTTGTTGAGGCCAATCCCGATAAAATTGAACTCCTCGGCTTAAAGCACAAAAATTTAAAAGCCGCTTCCGCAGCTCTTAATTCTCAGGAACCTGAAACAGAACCAAAAATCTCCCGAGAAGAGATCAAGGCCAATCTGAAAAGTCTGGAAGACGCTCCTTTTGTTCACCTGCATAATCATTCCCAGTTTTCCGTACTGCAATCCACAATCAAAATCAAGGATTTGGTTGCCATCACCGCCAGCCAGAAAATGCCTGCTGTGGCGCTAACTGACCATGCCAATATGATGGGTGCCTTCCATTTTGTAAAGGAAGTAAAAGCCCATAACGCCGGAGTTAAAAATCGGGAAGCCAAAGCCAAAGAGGCAGGAGAAGAATTTGACGAACAACCCATTCTTCCCATTTTAGGATGCGAGTTCTTCGTTTGTGAGGATCACAATAACAAAAACCAGAAGGACTATGGATACCAGATGGTTTTCCTCGCAAAGAATAAAAATGGGTACCACAATCTGGCGAAGATGGCATCCTTGGCATACACGGATGGTTTCTATTACGTCCCCAGGATAGACCGAAAGATCGTTGAACAATACAAAGATGACCTTATTGTCCTTACAGGAAACCTTTATGGTGAAATTGCTTCAAAAATCCTGAATACCGGAGAAAAGCAGGCAGAGGAAGCCTTGATTTGGTGGCAATCCATTTTCGGGGAAGATCTCTATGTGGAATTGATGCGCCATGAGCAGGAGGATGAAAACAGGGCTAACCCGGTTCTGTTGGCCATGGCCCGGAAATTGGGGATTAAGGTAGTGGCGTCTAACAACACCTACTACTGTAAAAAAGAGGACGCCGAAGCGCATGATATCTTGCTTTGTGTAAAGGATGGGGAAAAACAAGCTACGCCAATAGGCCGCGGAAGAGGTTACCGCTACGGCCTGCCCAATCAGGAATATTACTTCAAATCCACCGAGGAGATGAAGTCGCTTTTCAAAGACATACCTGAGGCTATACTGAACATTGAGGAAGTAATATCCAAAATTGAACCCTATGAATTAGCCAGGGAGGTGTTACTGCCGCAGTTCGAAATCCCCGAGAAATTTAAAGTACAGGAAGATAAATCAGATGGAGGCACCAGGGGTGAAAATGCCTATTTAAAACATCTTACCTATGAAGGGGCCAGGGAGCGTTATACAGAATTATCTCCTGAGATCGAGGAGCGGATCAACTTTGAACTCAAGACCATAGAGAATTCGGGATATCCGGGATACTTTCTGATCGTAGAAGATTTTATCCGGGAAGCTCGTAACATGGGTGTTTCTGTGGGTCCCGGAAGAGGGTCTGCCGCAGGCTCAGTGGTGGCTTACTGTCTGAAAATTACCAACATTGATCCGCTGAAATACAATCTGCTTTTTGAGCGATTCCTCAATCCGGACAGGGTATCTATGCCCGATATTGATATCGACTTTGACGATGAAGGCAGGGGAAAGGTCATGGACTATGTCATTGAAAAATACGGAGCCAATCAGGTTGCCCAGATTATTACCTACGGTACCATGGCAGCTAAATCCTCCATTCGGGATACGGCCAGGGTATTAGACCTGCCACTTCCCGATGCAGACCGGATTGCCAAGCTGATTCCGACCATGGGTAAACTCGGGAAGATCTTCCAGGTTCCTGAAGAAGAACTTCGCAAGAAATTCAGACAGGATGATCTTGAAAAAGTGCATCAGCTGCTGAATATTTCCGAAGGTGATGACCTGGAGGCGCAGACGGTAAATATGGCCAGGGTCTTAGAAGGGTCTTTGCGAAATACAGGAATTCATGCCTGTGGAGTAATCATTACCCCAGACGATATCACCAATTTTGTTCCTGTAGCGACGGCGAAGGATTCTGATCTTTACGTAACCCAGTTCGACAATTCGGTCGTGGAAAGTGCGGGACTGTTAAAAATGGACTTCCTGGGGTTGAAAACCCTGACTTTAATCAAGGACACCGTAAAAATAGTAAGCGCAAAGCACGGAATAGACCTGGTCCCTGACGATTTTCCACTGGACGATGAAAAGACCTATGAACTTTTCCAAAGAGGGGACACCGTTGGGATTTTCCAGTACGAATCCCCTGGGATGCAAAAACATCTCAAAGAACTAAAGCCTTCTGTTTTTGATGACCTGATTGCGATGAACGCCCTTTACAGACCGGGGCCAATGGAGTACATACCCAGTTTTATCGCACGTAAGCACGGTCAGGAAGAGATATCGTATGACCTTCCTGAAATGAAGGAATTCCTGAAAGACACTTATGGGATCACAGTTTACCAGGAACAGGTGATGCTATTGTCACAGAAACTCGCCGGTTTTTCCAAAGGTGAAGCCGATATCCTGAGAAAGGCCATGGGGAAGAAGATCTTTGCCCTGCTACAAAAGCTAAAACCCCAATTCCTCGACGGTGGGGAAAAGAAGGGTCATCCCAGGGAAATCCTTGAGAAGATATGGAAAGACTGGGAAGCCTTTGCCTCCTATGCCTTTAATAAAAGTCATTCTACCTGTTATGCCTATATCGCCTACCAGACGGCATACCTGAAGGCCCACTACCCTGCTGAATACATGGCTGCCGTCTTGTCTAACAACATGAATGACATTAAACAGGTAACATTCTTTATGGAAGAATGTAAGCGGATGGGGCTAGAAGTATTGGGTCCTGATGTCAACGAATCTTATTACAAATTCGCCGTAAATAAAGAAGGAGCGGTGCGTTTTGGTATGGGGGCGATAAAAGGTGTGGGACAATCTGCGGTAAAAACCATAGTAGAAGAACGAAAAGCGAATGGTTCCTTTAAATCTGTTTTTGATCTGGCCAAACGAATCGATCTCAGGGCTGCGAACAAGAAAGCATTTGAAAATCTCGCCCTTGCCGGAGGTTTTGATTCCTTCGGAGACACCCACAGGGCCCAGTATTTTCATTTGGAAGGTGAGGGGGTTACGTTTTTGGAAAAGGTAATCCGATATGGTGCCAAATTCCAGGAAAATGAAAATTCTGCTCAGGTGAGTCTGTTTGGCGAGGCCAGCGAGGTACAGATACCCGAACCGGAAGTCCCTCCCTGTGTGGAATGGGGAACCATGGAAAAACTGCGAAGGGAAAAGGAAGTTGTTGGGATTTATATTTCAGGGCATCCCCTTGATGATTTTAAGGCGGAGATCAATGCTTTTGCCAATGCCAACGTATCCTTCTTTCACAATCTGGAGGATCAGATCAACCGGGAACTGAGTTTTGCCGGCGTAATCACCGATGTACAGCACCGGATCTCCAGGAATGGGAAAGGATGGGCCTTGTTCACCCTTGAGGATTATACAGATTCTTTTGAGTTCAGAATTTTTGGAGAAGAATATCTCAAATTCCGGCATTTTCTGATGATCAATTCCTTCGTCTTTATAAAAGTATTTATCAGGGAAGGTTGGGTAAACCGGGAGACAGGGAAAAAGGGAGGTCCCAGGATGCAATTTAACCAGTTTATGCTGTTGCAGGATGTGATGGAGAATTACGCACGAAAACTCACCATTAAACTCGATATTGACCAGCTACAGGAAAATAAAATACTGGACCTGAAGGACACACTGAGGTCCCACAAAGGGAAACATCCGCTGCAGTTCACTGTTTACGAAATGCAGGAAGAAATCAAAGTAACGCTCCTCAGCAGAAAGCAAAAGGTTCAGATCAGCAGTGAGCTGCTGGCCACACTGGAGGATAAAGAAGTCCATTACAAACTCAATTGA
- a CDS encoding ferritin-like domain-containing protein, which yields MRYSEKISQKLNDLLTLTYDAKRGYSLAAEKVENPAIKKFLEDKANQRCNFGQELKSEILTYGQLSEDSGSIKGEFHRAWMKFVSTFSSNETEKLLDEVERGEKKILSAYKDILENKEWILPNSTRDLLSNQRHDIEKALETSRMYEEVLS from the coding sequence ATGAGGTATTCAGAAAAGATTTCACAAAAACTAAATGATTTATTAACCCTGACATATGATGCGAAGCGGGGATACTCCCTGGCCGCTGAAAAGGTCGAAAATCCGGCCATCAAAAAATTTCTGGAAGACAAAGCCAATCAAAGGTGCAATTTCGGACAAGAATTAAAATCAGAAATCCTGACCTATGGCCAACTCTCGGAAGACAGCGGAAGCATTAAAGGAGAATTCCACAGAGCCTGGATGAAATTTGTGTCCACATTTAGCTCGAATGAAACAGAGAAATTACTGGACGAAGTAGAGCGTGGAGAGAAAAAGATTCTCAGTGCCTACAAGGACATATTGGAAAATAAGGAATGGATCTTACCCAACTCCACAAGAGATTTGCTAAGTAATCAGCGCCACGATATCGAAAAAGCGTTGGAAACATCCAGAATGTACGAAGAAGTACTCTCCTAA
- a CDS encoding 30S ribosomal protein S16: MPVRIRLQRHGKKGKPFYWIVAADGRAKRDGKFLEKLGIYNPNTNPATIEVNVDNSVEWLNNGAQPSETARRILSYKGVLLKHHLMAGVRKGAHTEEEAEKKFQAWLDEKSKAVAKKEENLSKAQQEARKKALEAEREVSEKRAQAAAEAELPETPEAVSAEEEVEALDAAPEPQESVAQEAEAETAAPAEEAAPEAKAEEAAPAEEVAPEAKAEAAPAEEAPAKEDPKPAADKE; the protein is encoded by the coding sequence ATGCCAGTTAGAATTAGACTTCAAAGACACGGAAAAAAAGGTAAGCCATTTTATTGGATCGTAGCTGCTGATGGCCGTGCAAAAAGAGATGGGAAATTCCTTGAAAAATTAGGGATCTACAATCCGAATACCAATCCTGCAACTATTGAAGTAAACGTCGATAACTCTGTTGAGTGGTTGAATAATGGGGCACAGCCTTCAGAAACCGCAAGACGTATTTTATCATATAAAGGAGTTCTTTTAAAGCACCATCTCATGGCAGGCGTGCGAAAAGGAGCCCATACAGAGGAAGAAGCCGAAAAGAAATTTCAGGCATGGCTGGATGAAAAATCAAAGGCTGTTGCCAAGAAGGAGGAGAACCTGAGCAAAGCTCAGCAGGAAGCAAGAAAGAAAGCGCTGGAAGCAGAAAGAGAAGTTTCTGAGAAAAGAGCTCAGGCTGCTGCAGAAGCCGAACTTCCCGAAACTCCCGAGGCAGTATCTGCTGAGGAAGAAGTGGAAGCTCTTGATGCAGCCCCTGAACCTCAGGAATCTGTAGCTCAGGAAGCGGAGGCAGAAACGGCTGCCCCTGCTGAAGAGGCTGCTCCCGAAGCTAAAGCTGAAGAAGCTGCCCCGGCCGAAGAAGTTGCACCTGAAGCAAAAGCAGAAGCTGCCCCGGCCGAAGAGGCCCCTGCAAAAGAAGATCCTAAACCTGCTGCAGATAAGGAGTAA
- the rimM gene encoding ribosome maturation factor RimM (Essential for efficient processing of 16S rRNA) has product MRKEECFYLGKIVSKYSFKGEVLIKLDTDEPELYDNLESVFISLGNNLVPFFIQHCQLHRSSLLRVRFEEVKEEADADRILGSEIYLPLEFLPKLSGNKFYYHEVIGFTLMDKNYGDIGTLISVNDSASQALFVAEKQGKQLLIPINDDIITRIDRDNKTIFVETPEGLVSLYLND; this is encoded by the coding sequence ATGCGAAAGGAAGAATGCTTCTACCTGGGCAAGATCGTTTCTAAATACAGCTTTAAAGGGGAGGTGCTCATTAAACTAGACACCGACGAACCTGAATTATACGATAATCTGGAATCAGTATTTATTTCCCTCGGAAATAATCTGGTTCCTTTTTTTATTCAACACTGTCAACTTCACAGATCCAGCCTTTTACGGGTGAGGTTTGAAGAAGTAAAGGAAGAGGCCGATGCAGATCGAATCCTGGGATCGGAAATTTACCTTCCCCTTGAATTCCTTCCCAAACTCAGTGGAAATAAATTCTATTACCACGAGGTCATAGGTTTTACCCTCATGGACAAGAACTATGGGGACATAGGTACTCTGATCTCTGTCAACGACTCGGCTTCCCAGGCGCTCTTTGTTGCTGAAAAACAGGGGAAACAACTTTTAATTCCCATCAATGATGATATAATCACCAGGATAGACCGGGATAACAAGACCATCTTTGTTGAAACTCCTGAAGGACTGGTATCCCTTTATCTAAACGATTAG
- a CDS encoding tRNA1(Val) (adenine(37)-N6)-methyltransferase, with protein MRKPFRFKQFEVHQDRCAMKVGTDGVLLGAWTPLDRQPKNILDIGAGTGLIALMLAQRSLAETIDAIEIEEAAYEQCVENFEASPWADRLFCYHAGLDEMAEELEDPYELIVSNPPFYKSGSESGDKARDRARQNSALPFGELLFYVDQLLSPNGFFCSIIPCQEEAGFLDLARGFNLYPFKITRVKGNFESEVKRSLLVFSRTNQACEEELLVIEKQRHVYTEAYKELCRDFYLKL; from the coding sequence TTGAGAAAGCCGTTTCGATTTAAGCAATTTGAGGTTCACCAGGATCGTTGTGCCATGAAAGTGGGTACAGACGGGGTACTTTTAGGAGCCTGGACTCCTTTGGATAGGCAGCCAAAAAATATACTAGACATAGGCGCAGGTACCGGACTGATTGCCCTGATGCTGGCTCAGCGAAGCCTTGCCGAAACTATAGATGCCATTGAAATTGAAGAGGCAGCCTATGAGCAGTGTGTTGAAAATTTTGAGGCGTCGCCATGGGCAGACCGACTGTTTTGTTATCACGCAGGCCTGGATGAAATGGCTGAGGAATTGGAAGACCCTTATGAGCTCATTGTCTCTAACCCGCCTTTTTATAAAAGCGGTAGTGAAAGCGGGGATAAAGCCAGGGACCGCGCCAGGCAGAACAGTGCTCTTCCTTTCGGAGAATTACTTTTCTACGTTGATCAACTCCTGTCTCCAAATGGTTTTTTCTGCAGTATTATCCCATGTCAGGAAGAAGCGGGCTTTCTCGATTTGGCAAGGGGTTTCAATCTGTATCCTTTTAAAATTACCCGGGTAAAGGGAAACTTTGAATCAGAGGTAAAAAGGAGTTTACTGGTTTTTTCCAGGACTAATCAAGCCTGTGAAGAAGAGCTACTGGTAATCGAAAAACAAAGGCATGTATATACGGAAGCCTACAAGGAGTTGTGCCGTGATTTTTACCTGAAATTGTGA
- a CDS encoding aromatic ring-hydroxylating oxygenase subunit alpha, whose product MIPKFFIDPDIARASTLPSSFYRDPKVFKALKEAVFYSSWQWVGDQFALEKKGSVSPFILLPDFLDEPMLLSKDKKEQLNCLSNVCTHRGNIVVGVAGHHNKLSCPYHGRRFGLDGKFEFMPEFKEAVDFPRSCDNLPSFPLKKWGPFLFAGLSPIFDFQKVIDFMDKRIGFLPLVNFARAKELDKDYEIKAHWALYCDNYLEGFHIPFVHNDLNDVLDYGNYETVLSEFCNLQIGYAEGTDEVFELPEDHIDFGKDVAAYYFWVFPNMMFNFYPWGVSVNIVQPLEISRTKVSFISYVYNASKLNKGAGTGLHKVEMEDEAVVESVNRGIRSKYYQAGRFSPTREKGVHHFHTLLARFLNGEVESQ is encoded by the coding sequence TTGATTCCAAAATTCTTTATCGATCCGGATATTGCCAGGGCAAGTACATTGCCTTCTTCTTTCTATCGTGATCCAAAGGTTTTTAAAGCCCTCAAGGAAGCCGTATTTTATTCTTCCTGGCAGTGGGTGGGGGACCAATTTGCCCTAGAGAAAAAAGGCTCGGTCTCACCATTTATACTCCTGCCCGATTTCCTGGATGAACCTATGCTTCTTTCAAAAGACAAAAAAGAGCAGCTGAATTGCCTCAGCAATGTTTGCACACACAGAGGTAATATTGTCGTTGGAGTAGCGGGTCATCACAATAAATTAAGTTGCCCTTATCACGGAAGAAGGTTTGGCCTGGATGGTAAATTTGAATTTATGCCGGAGTTTAAAGAGGCTGTCGATTTTCCGAGAAGTTGTGATAATTTACCTTCCTTCCCTTTAAAGAAGTGGGGCCCATTTCTCTTTGCCGGTTTAAGTCCAATTTTCGACTTTCAGAAGGTGATCGATTTTATGGATAAACGCATAGGTTTTTTGCCCCTCGTTAATTTTGCCAGGGCAAAAGAACTCGATAAAGACTACGAGATTAAAGCACATTGGGCGCTTTATTGTGACAATTATCTGGAAGGATTCCACATCCCTTTTGTTCATAATGATCTTAATGACGTACTGGATTACGGCAATTACGAAACTGTTCTTTCTGAATTCTGCAATTTACAAATAGGTTATGCAGAAGGCACCGATGAAGTTTTTGAACTGCCCGAAGACCATATTGATTTTGGGAAAGATGTTGCAGCCTACTATTTCTGGGTCTTTCCCAATATGATGTTTAATTTCTATCCCTGGGGCGTATCGGTCAACATCGTTCAGCCTCTCGAGATTTCCAGGACAAAAGTTTCCTTTATTTCTTATGTATATAACGCTTCTAAACTAAATAAAGGAGCCGGTACGGGTCTTCATAAGGTTGAGATGGAAGATGAAGCCGTTGTTGAAAGTGTGAATAGGGGTATCCGATCCAAATATTATCAGGCTGGTAGATTTTCCCCAACCCGGGAAAAAGGAGTTCATCATTTCCACACTCTGCTGGCCAGGTTCCTCAATGGAGAAGTTGAATCCCAATAA
- a CDS encoding acyl-CoA dehydrogenase family protein, whose amino-acid sequence MRPDLFEAPDYYQLDDLLTEEHLLVRDAARQWVKRDVSPIIEDYAQKAEFPKQILKGLAEIGAFGPYIPEEYGGAGLDQISYGLIMQEIERGDSGVRSTASVQSSLVMYPIFAYGSEEQRKKFLPKLATGELMGCFGLTEPDHGSNPGGMTTNFKDKGDHYLLNGAKLWISNSPFADIAIVWAKNEEGRIHGLIVERGMEGFSTPETHNKWSLRASATGELIFDDVKVPKENLLPGKNGLGAPLGCLDSARYGIAWGAIGAAMDCYDTALRYAKERVQFGKPIAATQLQQKKLAEMVTEITKAQLLAYRLGQLKNEGKATTAQISMAKRNNVEMAIKIAREARQILGGMGITGEYPIMRHMMNLESVLTYEGTHDIHLLITGADITGHQAFK is encoded by the coding sequence ATGAGGCCCGATCTTTTTGAAGCCCCCGATTATTACCAATTAGATGACCTATTGACAGAAGAACATCTTTTGGTGCGCGATGCTGCCCGGCAGTGGGTAAAACGCGATGTGTCTCCTATCATCGAAGATTATGCTCAGAAAGCTGAGTTTCCAAAGCAAATCCTGAAGGGATTGGCTGAGATCGGTGCATTCGGACCTTATATTCCCGAAGAATACGGAGGTGCAGGTTTAGATCAGATCAGTTACGGTCTTATTATGCAGGAGATTGAACGAGGAGATAGCGGGGTCAGGTCCACGGCCTCGGTACAATCCTCCCTGGTGATGTATCCCATCTTTGCATACGGATCGGAAGAACAAAGGAAAAAATTTCTGCCCAAGCTGGCCACTGGTGAACTTATGGGATGCTTTGGCCTTACAGAACCGGATCACGGCTCAAATCCCGGTGGAATGACCACCAATTTTAAGGATAAAGGGGATCACTATTTACTCAATGGTGCCAAGCTTTGGATTTCTAATTCTCCCTTTGCCGACATCGCCATCGTATGGGCAAAAAATGAAGAAGGACGTATTCACGGCCTGATCGTCGAAAGGGGTATGGAAGGATTTTCCACTCCCGAAACCCACAATAAATGGTCTTTGAGGGCTTCTGCTACAGGGGAACTTATTTTTGACGATGTAAAGGTTCCCAAAGAGAACTTGTTACCCGGCAAAAATGGATTGGGCGCCCCGCTGGGATGCCTCGACTCTGCCCGATACGGGATCGCTTGGGGAGCAATAGGAGCAGCTATGGATTGTTATGATACCGCCCTGAGATACGCCAAGGAAAGAGTGCAGTTCGGAAAACCTATTGCGGCAACTCAACTGCAGCAAAAGAAATTAGCCGAAATGGTCACAGAGATCACAAAAGCTCAATTGCTTGCCTATCGTCTGGGTCAGTTAAAGAATGAAGGCAAAGCGACTACTGCCCAAATTTCAATGGCAAAAAGGAATAATGTTGAAATGGCGATTAAAATTGCCAGGGAAGCCCGGCAGATACTAGGAGGCATGGGGATAACGGGTGAATATCCTATTATGCGGCATATGATGAACCTTGAATCTGTACTTACATACGAGGGTACTCATGATATTCACCTCCTGATTACAGGGGCGGATATTACAGGCCATCAGGCCTTCAAATAA
- a CDS encoding phosphotransferase enzyme family protein, which translates to MEFAAAKALKHFVIEQKDYKIRPVSQGYINTTFQILDGDQTEFILQRINGEVFPDVPAIMKNLKALIPLLRAENYHSISYMPTKARLPYYKDEEGGYWRLLTFVPDSVAFDYTKDPEVAYEAGRILGLFHKQLDGVSVEEFREVLPGFHNLNHRRQEYLNAFKQAKKERRQNALKEIEFAEETFLKLDKDIDSLSLRICHNDTKLNNFLFSKDTGKGLCLIDLDTVMPGRIIYDLGDIIRTLANPVPEDEKNLKTIGFDLKMVSSFLKGIEASELQLSDAEKQAIPAGVVLMPYLHGLRALTDYLNNDVYYRISYPDHNLDRSRNLFYFTQLAFERSEALLSLVEEILGH; encoded by the coding sequence ATGGAATTTGCAGCAGCGAAGGCGCTGAAGCATTTTGTCATTGAACAAAAAGACTACAAGATCCGTCCTGTAAGTCAGGGGTATATCAATACCACCTTCCAAATCCTGGATGGAGACCAAACCGAATTTATTTTACAACGCATCAACGGTGAAGTTTTTCCGGATGTACCGGCCATCATGAAAAACCTGAAGGCGTTGATACCTCTGCTCAGAGCAGAGAATTACCATTCTATTTCATATATGCCCACCAAGGCCCGCCTGCCCTATTATAAAGATGAGGAAGGTGGCTATTGGCGTTTGCTCACTTTTGTTCCTGATAGTGTAGCCTTTGACTATACCAAAGACCCTGAGGTGGCCTATGAGGCCGGAAGGATATTGGGATTATTTCACAAGCAGCTCGATGGTGTTTCGGTTGAAGAATTCAGGGAAGTGCTCCCCGGTTTTCACAACCTGAACCACAGAAGGCAAGAATATCTAAATGCCTTTAAGCAGGCAAAGAAAGAGAGGCGACAGAATGCCTTAAAGGAAATCGAATTTGCAGAAGAGACGTTTTTAAAATTGGATAAGGACATTGATTCCCTGTCACTTCGTATTTGCCACAATGACACCAAGCTCAATAATTTCCTATTCTCAAAGGATACGGGAAAAGGGCTGTGTTTGATCGACCTGGATACGGTAATGCCCGGGCGTATTATCTACGATCTGGGTGACATCATCAGAACATTGGCCAATCCTGTACCCGAGGATGAAAAGAATCTGAAAACCATCGGTTTTGATCTAAAGATGGTTTCGTCCTTCCTGAAGGGTATCGAAGCGAGTGAACTACAACTAAGTGATGCAGAAAAACAGGCGATCCCTGCGGGGGTAGTTCTTATGCCTTACTTACACGGTCTCAGGGCACTGACAGATTATCTCAATAATGATGTATACTACAGAATTTCCTATCCTGATCACAACCTCGATCGAAGCAGGAACTTGTTTTATTTCACCCAATTGGCCTTTGAAAGAAGTGAGGCGCTATTAAGTTTGGTTGAAGAAATCCTGGGACACTAA